A genomic region of Dactylococcopsis salina PCC 8305 contains the following coding sequences:
- a CDS encoding Uma2 family endonuclease, which produces MMNPMLIDKLNTHPELLSDEASQQYRITDVSWQTYETLLTDLGDNSPGLRVHYLAGVLEITMPSRQHEVFKDNIGRLLGVYFEETRTRFYSLGSTTFRSEANRGGAEPDLSFCIGTDKALPDIAIEVVKTSGGVDKLAIYQGLNVPEIWFWQENCFTLYHLENQEYRQVECSQFLPDLDLNLLASYVTYSEPLDAVLAYRQAIAQTK; this is translated from the coding sequence ATGATGAATCCGATGTTAATCGACAAACTCAACACACATCCTGAGTTGCTGTCAGATGAAGCCAGTCAGCAATATAGAATTACAGATGTCAGTTGGCAAACTTACGAAACCCTTTTAACGGACTTAGGTGACAATTCCCCAGGGTTACGGGTTCACTATTTAGCGGGAGTGTTAGAAATTACAATGCCCAGTCGTCAACATGAAGTGTTTAAAGATAACATTGGACGACTGCTTGGGGTTTATTTTGAAGAAACGCGAACCCGTTTTTATAGTTTAGGATCAACAACTTTTAGAAGTGAAGCCAACAGAGGCGGAGCAGAACCCGATTTATCTTTTTGTATTGGTACAGACAAAGCCTTACCCGATATTGCGATCGAAGTGGTTAAAACCAGTGGTGGGGTCGATAAATTAGCAATTTATCAAGGCTTAAATGTTCCAGAAATTTGGTTTTGGCAAGAGAACTGCTTCACACTTTATCATTTAGAGAATCAAGAATATAGGCAAGTAGAATGTAGCCAATTTCTTCCTGATCTCGATTTAAATTTACTCGCTAGTTATGTGACTTACTCCGAACCGTTAGACGCAGTGTTGGCATATCGCCAAGCCATTGCTCAAACCAAATAA
- a CDS encoding fatty acid desaturase, with the protein MLTDQKQVNPRQVLGVETLKSLNERSDRKGLLQLIAHLTVMGVSGYLWGSHIEKGWLVFPVLVVYGFSLASMFAALHECVHRTAFATNRLNGAIAWLAGLLSLYNSTYYRHYHKWHHRYTQTDKDPELEDPKPTNWQEYLWQLSGLPWWWGKLQTYWKLTTGQIENYPFLQEKSGKDVILSARLQLFAYLGAIALSSALGHPEAFFLYWMLPLAVGQPMLRFILLAEHTGCTDDDNPLTNTRTTLTLFPIRLLMWNMPYHAEHHLYPSLPFHALPKAHQQLSPYFERVEKGYVQVNRNIVSRF; encoded by the coding sequence ATGCTGACGGATCAAAAACAAGTAAACCCGCGTCAAGTGCTAGGAGTGGAAACCCTAAAATCCCTCAACGAACGGTCTGATCGTAAAGGACTGTTACAACTAATCGCCCACTTAACCGTTATGGGAGTCAGTGGCTATCTCTGGGGAAGCCATATCGAGAAAGGATGGCTAGTGTTTCCCGTTCTGGTTGTCTATGGCTTTAGTCTGGCTTCCATGTTTGCCGCTTTACATGAGTGTGTTCACCGCACCGCTTTCGCCACTAATCGCCTCAACGGCGCGATCGCGTGGTTAGCGGGACTCTTATCTCTTTACAACAGCACCTATTACCGTCACTATCATAAATGGCATCATCGTTATACCCAAACGGATAAAGACCCAGAGTTAGAAGACCCGAAACCCACTAACTGGCAAGAATATCTATGGCAACTCAGCGGTTTGCCTTGGTGGTGGGGAAAACTCCAGACGTATTGGAAACTCACCACAGGTCAAATCGAAAATTATCCCTTTTTGCAAGAAAAATCGGGGAAAGACGTGATTCTCTCGGCAAGACTACAACTATTCGCTTATCTCGGCGCGATCGCGCTCAGTAGTGCCTTGGGACATCCCGAAGCGTTTTTCTTATACTGGATGCTTCCTCTCGCCGTCGGTCAACCGATGCTGCGGTTTATTCTCCTTGCTGAACATACTGGCTGCACCGATGATGATAACCCCCTCACCAACACTCGCACCACCCTAACCCTGTTCCCGATACGGCTGTTAATGTGGAATATGCCCTATCACGCCGAACATCATCTTTATCCTTCTCTCCCTTTTCATGCCTTACCGAAAGCCCATCAACAGCTTTCTCCTTACTTTGAACGAGTCGAGAAAGGGTATGTGCAAGTCAATCGTAATATTGTTAGTCGTTTTTAA
- a CDS encoding alpha/beta fold hydrolase yields the protein MGAAAGCFVIPNFELQCGKVLPEAKLVYQTYGELSPTRDNVILYPTSYGARHPDLEWLIHRDRILDPDRWFIIIPNQFGNGLSSSPSNDPQCKLRESEFWFTHWDNIRAQDRLLKEVFGIETLALVYGWSMGAQQAYHWGALHPERVKRIVALCGTACTTEHNQVFLESLRAALTADPTWQGDQFSGTPERGYRAFARIYASWAASPAFYRQGIHYKQGFASLEDYLLRGWEPNYRQRDPHDLLSMLETWRRCDLSDNPVYQGERDRAYSAIKGKTLVMPATTDLYFTPEDCQAEADRIPNAEYRPIPSIWGHRAGNPSQNPTDETFIATAVKNLLSRGDRLQS from the coding sequence ATGGGCGCAGCAGCCGGTTGTTTTGTTATCCCTAACTTTGAGTTGCAATGTGGAAAAGTCTTACCTGAAGCCAAGCTGGTTTATCAGACTTATGGGGAACTTTCCCCCACTCGGGATAATGTTATTCTCTATCCCACATCTTACGGCGCACGACATCCCGATTTAGAATGGTTGATTCATCGCGATCGCATTTTAGACCCCGATCGCTGGTTTATTATTATTCCCAATCAGTTTGGCAATGGCTTATCCAGTTCTCCCAGCAACGATCCTCAGTGTAAACTAAGAGAATCAGAATTTTGGTTTACCCATTGGGATAACATTCGCGCCCAAGATCGCCTCTTAAAAGAAGTCTTTGGCATCGAAACCCTTGCCCTAGTCTATGGTTGGTCAATGGGGGCGCAACAGGCTTATCATTGGGGAGCATTGCATCCAGAGCGGGTTAAGCGTATTGTGGCATTATGTGGCACTGCTTGCACCACCGAACACAATCAAGTCTTTCTGGAGAGTTTACGGGCTGCACTCACTGCCGATCCCACATGGCAAGGGGATCAGTTTTCAGGAACTCCCGAACGCGGTTATCGGGCGTTTGCGCGAATTTATGCCAGTTGGGCTGCTTCCCCAGCCTTTTATCGGCAAGGAATACATTACAAACAAGGGTTTGCATCCCTAGAAGATTACTTACTGCGCGGTTGGGAACCCAATTATCGCCAGCGCGATCCTCATGATCTTCTCTCCATGCTGGAAACCTGGCGACGGTGTGATCTTAGCGATAATCCCGTCTATCAGGGAGAACGCGATCGCGCCTACAGTGCCATCAAAGGCAAAACCTTAGTGATGCCAGCGACCACAGACTTGTATTTTACCCCAGAAGACTGTCAAGCCGAAGCCGATCGCATCCCTAACGCCGAATATCGTCCGATTCCCTCTATTTGGGGACATCGCGCCGGGAATCCCTCTCAAAACCCCACAGATGAAACATTCATCGCCACTGCGGTCAAAAATTTATTATCACGAGGAGATCGGTTGCAAAGTTGA
- a CDS encoding nucleotidyltransferase family protein: protein MQEVTHISISIELPMQQITEFCQHWQLIEFALFGSVLREDFRPDSDIDVMVKFHPNAHPTFRTLEQMEAELRAIFHREVDLITREGIEASRNHLRRQEILSSSQVIYLNVQRRLPT from the coding sequence ATGCAGGAGGTAACTCATATCTCTATCTCAATTGAATTGCCAATGCAACAAATTACTGAGTTTTGCCAACATTGGCAACTTATTGAGTTTGCACTATTCGGTTCAGTCCTACGAGAGGATTTTCGTCCTGATAGTGATATTGATGTTATGGTGAAATTTCATCCCAATGCTCACCCTACTTTTAGAACATTAGAGCAAATGGAAGCAGAACTAAGGGCAATTTTTCACCGCGAGGTTGACTTAATTACTCGTGAAGGGATTGAGGCAAGTCGTAACCACTTACGCCGTCAGGAAATCCTTTCCTCAAGCCAAGTAATTTATCTTAATGTGCAAAGAAGACTCCCAACATAA
- the hisF gene encoding imidazole glycerol phosphate synthase subunit HisF, whose protein sequence is MVLAKRILPCLDVNAGRVVKGINFVNLRDAGDPVELAQRYDAAGADELVFLDITATHEQRDTILDVVRRTAEQVFIPLTVGGGIQSLDHIKNLLRAGADKVSINSGAVRNPDLVNQASAQVGKQSIVIALDARRRDDLDRPGWDVYVRGGRENTGLDAIEWAQEVEKRGAGELLVTSMDADGTQAGYDLELTRCISDAVSIPVVASGGAGNVAHICEAFTEGKAEAALLASLLHYGQLTVSEIKTYLGKQGVSVRPT, encoded by the coding sequence ATGGTCTTAGCTAAACGCATTTTACCTTGTCTTGATGTTAACGCTGGGCGAGTGGTGAAAGGAATTAACTTTGTTAATCTTCGCGATGCGGGTGATCCCGTAGAATTAGCACAGCGATATGATGCCGCGGGTGCCGATGAATTGGTATTTTTGGATATTACCGCCACCCACGAACAACGAGACACCATTCTCGATGTTGTGCGACGCACCGCCGAACAAGTATTTATTCCCCTCACCGTTGGCGGTGGGATTCAATCCTTAGACCATATTAAGAATTTGTTAAGAGCAGGAGCAGATAAAGTCAGTATTAATTCGGGAGCAGTGCGAAATCCTGATTTAGTCAATCAAGCCAGCGCCCAAGTCGGAAAACAATCGATCGTCATTGCCCTTGACGCACGACGACGAGACGATCTCGATCGCCCAGGTTGGGACGTTTATGTACGCGGCGGACGGGAAAACACGGGGCTAGACGCGATCGAGTGGGCGCAAGAAGTAGAAAAACGGGGCGCGGGAGAACTGTTAGTCACCAGCATGGATGCTGACGGCACACAAGCAGGTTATGACCTAGAATTAACCCGTTGTATTAGTGACGCAGTAAGCATTCCTGTCGTCGCTTCTGGAGGCGCTGGAAACGTCGCTCATATCTGTGAAGCCTTCACTGAAGGAAAAGCAGAAGCCGCCCTTTTAGCCTCCTTACTCCATTATGGACAGCTTACCGTCAGCGAAATTAAAACTTATCTAGGAAAACAAGGGGTTTCCGTGCGTCCAACCTAA
- a CDS encoding type ISP restriction/modification enzyme, translating into MSKWLISQYHSEVEKIIQYGGSRKETSIRTAFQNLLNEYCKSRDFLLIPELDYPTASGKVVYPDGTIKDALRLAWGYWESKDQEDNLDKEIEKKFAAGYPTDNILFEDSQTAVLFQGGEESLRVSMRDVDALDRILNQLINYVRPEVQDFRSAITHFQEDIPTILETLRKSIATEAETNQSFQTARNKFLSICREAINPEITPEDVREMIIQHILTEDIFINIFQESQFHRENNIASELQTVVNTFFKGKVRKDTLNTIERYYGVIRRTAASIYNHQEKQKFLKAVYENFYKAYNPKAADRLGIVYTPNEIVRFMIETTDYLTHKHFNKFLSDSDVEILDPATGTGTFVTELIEYLPKDKLKQKYQEEIHCNEVAILPYYIAHLNIEYTYAQKMGEYEAFENICFVDTLDDTIYQGKQYDLFALTVENTDRIKRQNERKISVIIGNPPYNAKQENYSQNNPNRPYVGIDQRIRETYVKQGTAQNQIVVYDMYTRFLRWASDRLGNNGIIAFVSNNSFLNAVAFDGFRKVISEEFNELWVIDTKGNARTSGERRRKEGGNIFTDKIRVGVAVYFLIRNEKQEGFKTYYTVLEDYLKADEKLSYFSSYQLQQISFSHVIPDAKHNWIHLADVNDFDDLIPVVDKEVKAGKSDKAIFQLYSSGIKTQRDEWVYDFSRDNLEAKMRFFVEVYQATLADKDYPEKDAIKWDRELNKYLAKGIKKSFSDQQIISSLYRPYVKSNLYLDRHFNGMVYQWLNLYHPSEKNRYISFSGLSASKPFQCLVSDTVTCLDCLEKTQSLPRYRYDKEGNQLDNITDWGLKQFQDHYNDNSITKDDIFHYTYSVLHNPNYREKYELNLKRDFPRLPFYDNFFQWVKWGEQLIDLHLNYETITPYPLQRKEVSLPNNQTQPKPKLKADKTNNKIIIDSVTTLEDIPEQVWEYKLGNRSAVEWILDQYKEKKPRDKSIAQHFNNYRFSDYKEPVIDLIQRICRVSIETIKITEDQLTKGS; encoded by the coding sequence ATGTCAAAGTGGTTAATTTCCCAATATCATTCCGAAGTTGAAAAAATTATCCAGTATGGGGGATCACGGAAAGAAACCTCCATCCGAACCGCCTTCCAAAACCTCTTAAATGAGTATTGTAAATCACGAGATTTTCTCCTCATTCCTGAACTCGATTATCCCACAGCATCAGGAAAAGTTGTCTATCCTGATGGGACAATTAAAGATGCGTTGCGGTTAGCTTGGGGATATTGGGAAAGCAAAGATCAAGAAGATAATTTAGACAAAGAAATCGAAAAGAAATTCGCTGCGGGATATCCCACCGATAACATCCTTTTTGAAGACTCCCAAACCGCCGTTTTATTTCAGGGAGGAGAAGAGTCTTTGCGCGTTTCTATGAGAGATGTTGATGCACTCGACAGAATCTTAAATCAGTTAATTAATTACGTTCGTCCCGAAGTCCAAGACTTTCGCAGCGCCATTACTCACTTCCAAGAAGACATTCCGACAATCTTAGAAACTCTACGAAAAAGTATCGCCACAGAAGCAGAAACCAATCAATCTTTTCAAACAGCGAGAAACAAATTTTTAAGCATCTGTCGCGAAGCCATTAACCCCGAAATTACTCCCGAAGATGTGCGAGAGATGATCATTCAACACATCCTCACAGAAGACATTTTTATCAACATCTTTCAAGAGTCACAGTTTCATCGAGAAAACAATATTGCCAGTGAATTACAAACCGTTGTCAACACCTTTTTTAAGGGGAAAGTCCGCAAAGATACCCTCAACACCATTGAACGCTATTATGGCGTAATTCGTCGTACAGCCGCCAGTATTTACAACCATCAAGAAAAGCAGAAGTTTCTCAAAGCTGTGTATGAAAACTTCTATAAAGCATATAATCCCAAAGCAGCCGATCGTCTCGGAATTGTTTACACACCGAACGAAATTGTCCGTTTTATGATTGAAACGACGGACTATTTAACCCACAAACATTTTAATAAGTTTCTCTCTGATTCTGATGTGGAAATTTTAGACCCCGCGACAGGAACAGGAACTTTTGTCACGGAGTTAATCGAGTATTTACCCAAAGACAAACTCAAACAGAAATATCAAGAAGAGATACATTGTAATGAAGTGGCGATTCTTCCTTATTACATCGCTCATCTTAACATCGAATACACCTACGCTCAAAAAATGGGTGAGTATGAAGCCTTTGAAAATATCTGTTTTGTGGATACATTGGATGATACGATTTATCAAGGGAAACAGTATGATTTGTTTGCGTTAACTGTTGAAAATACCGATCGAATTAAGCGACAAAATGAACGGAAGATTTCTGTGATTATTGGGAATCCTCCTTACAATGCGAAACAAGAAAACTATAGTCAAAATAATCCCAATCGTCCTTATGTTGGAATTGATCAGCGTATCCGAGAAACTTATGTGAAACAAGGAACAGCACAGAATCAAATTGTTGTTTATGATATGTACACTCGTTTTTTGCGTTGGGCTTCAGATAGACTAGGAAACAATGGAATCATTGCTTTTGTTTCTAACAATTCTTTCTTAAATGCTGTTGCTTTTGACGGGTTTCGGAAAGTTATCTCTGAAGAATTTAATGAGTTATGGGTGATTGATACAAAGGGAAATGCGAGAACCAGTGGAGAAAGACGACGAAAAGAAGGTGGAAATATTTTTACGGATAAGATTAGAGTTGGAGTAGCAGTTTACTTCTTGATTAGAAATGAAAAGCAAGAAGGATTTAAGACTTATTACACAGTCTTAGAGGATTATCTCAAGGCTGATGAAAAGTTAAGCTATTTTAGTTCTTATCAGTTGCAGCAAATTAGTTTTAGTCATGTCATCCCAGATGCTAAACATAATTGGATTCATCTAGCGGATGTAAATGATTTTGATGATCTAATTCCAGTGGTGGATAAAGAGGTAAAAGCTGGGAAGTCAGACAAAGCAATCTTTCAGTTATATTCTTCTGGAATAAAAACACAACGAGATGAATGGGTTTATGATTTTAGTCGAGACAACCTAGAAGCAAAGATGCGTTTTTTTGTGGAGGTTTATCAAGCAACTTTAGCTGATAAAGATTATCCAGAGAAAGACGCGATTAAATGGGATAGAGAGTTAAACAAGTATCTAGCAAAAGGAATAAAAAAGTCATTCTCAGATCAGCAAATTATCTCATCTCTGTATCGTCCGTATGTTAAAAGCAACTTATATCTAGATCGACATTTCAATGGAATGGTCTATCAATGGTTAAACCTTTATCATCCCTCTGAGAAAAATAGATATATTTCCTTTTCTGGTTTAAGCGCATCTAAACCGTTTCAATGTTTAGTTAGTGATACAGTTACCTGTCTCGACTGCTTAGAAAAAACACAATCTCTCCCTCGATATCGCTACGACAAAGAAGGAAACCAACTCGATAACATCACCGACTGGGGATTAAAACAATTTCAAGATCATTACAACGACAATAGCATCACCAAAGATGATATTTTCCATTACACCTACTCGGTTTTACATAATCCCAACTATCGAGAAAAATATGAACTCAACTTGAAACGAGACTTTCCTCGTCTTCCCTTTTATGACAACTTTTTCCAGTGGGTAAAATGGGGAGAACAATTAATAGACTTACATCTCAACTACGAAACAATTACTCCCTATCCTCTCCAACGAAAAGAGGTAAGCCTACCCAACAATCAAACGCAACCGAAACCGAAACTAAAAGCAGATAAAACCAACAACAAAATCATCATTGATAGCGTTACCACTCTCGAAGATATTCCCGAACAAGTTTGGGAATACAAGTTAGGAAACCGTAGCGCTGTGGAATGGATTTTAGATCAATATAAGGAGAAGAAACCGAGAGATAAATCGATCGCGCAGCACTTCAACAACTATCGCTTTTCCGATTATAAAGAACCCGTCATTGATTTAATTCAACGTATCTGTCGCGTCAGTATTGAAACCATTAAAATTACAGAAGATCAGTTAACAAAAGGAAGTTAA
- a CDS encoding universal stress protein codes for MLNKILLADSGTGHSEEMLQYLLELPSLKNASVTILHVVSSQVTSEAMTEKWEEGGKIVAGAIQRMHLDPTQVSTILRQGDPKTTVCEVAAEIETDLIIMGSRGLKRLESILENSVSQYVFQLSTRPMLLVKDDIYVTRLKRIMVAVDQSKDAEYCLELALFLLKDIPSGQLLLVQVDPAMEKGEVLSGEQAEKSPILAAAVQKVKKQGVNYRGIVSGGKAGPALCQIAEENKADLLMLGSPERRPTIAQSLPDLDRLLGTSLSDYVRVYANCPVLLGRSVD; via the coding sequence ATGCTCAACAAAATTTTGCTTGCAGATTCAGGAACAGGTCACTCCGAAGAAATGTTGCAGTACCTGTTAGAACTACCATCACTTAAAAATGCTTCAGTTACAATTCTTCACGTGGTTTCCTCACAAGTAACCAGTGAAGCGATGACGGAAAAATGGGAAGAGGGGGGAAAAATCGTCGCTGGCGCAATTCAACGAATGCACCTTGATCCGACTCAGGTTTCGACAATCTTACGTCAGGGAGACCCCAAAACAACGGTTTGCGAAGTGGCGGCAGAAATAGAAACTGATCTCATCATTATGGGGTCACGAGGCTTGAAACGCTTAGAGTCAATTTTAGAGAACTCTGTCAGTCAATATGTGTTTCAACTGTCCACCCGTCCCATGTTATTGGTGAAAGATGACATTTATGTCACCCGCTTGAAACGCATTATGGTCGCAGTGGATCAATCCAAAGACGCTGAATATTGTTTAGAATTAGCTCTATTTTTATTGAAGGATATTCCTTCTGGTCAACTCTTGTTAGTTCAAGTTGATCCCGCAATGGAAAAAGGAGAAGTTTTATCAGGAGAACAAGCGGAAAAAAGTCCAATTCTCGCGGCTGCGGTGCAAAAAGTGAAGAAGCAAGGGGTTAATTATCGAGGGATTGTTTCAGGAGGGAAAGCGGGTCCGGCCTTGTGTCAAATAGCAGAAGAAAATAAAGCTGATTTGTTAATGTTAGGTTCTCCCGAACGTCGTCCCACGATCGCCCAAAGTCTGCCTGATTTAGATCGACTCTTGGGAACATCTCTCTCTGATTATGTCAGGGTTTACGCCAATTGTCCTGTTTTATTGGGACGCAGCGTTGATTAA
- a CDS encoding LmeA family phospholipid-binding protein: MIGGLAGFQNKGSDWGENLLNSVASNTLRHLFTKCDELEVKVRCHPSSKLLQGSIDSFNMNGKGLVIRKAFRTQEMWFETDAVAIDFSSALKGTIALKQPTQAIAQVSLLEEDINTAFKAQLVRKRLENLTAPTLTELSGGEPVSFTEISLTLLPHNQVQLEANADLGKAGIIPVSLICTLGVERRRRILFKDVQFQADNVPSEHRATSEKLTAVLGETLNHMVDLDRFDLDGVKMRVNRLETQDKTLVFTGYAQIDHVPRVG, translated from the coding sequence ATGATTGGTGGCTTAGCTGGTTTTCAAAATAAGGGTAGTGACTGGGGAGAAAATCTCCTCAATAGCGTTGCGAGTAATACGCTGCGCCACCTATTTACAAAGTGTGATGAGTTAGAGGTTAAGGTACGCTGTCATCCCTCTAGTAAGTTATTACAGGGAAGTATTGATAGTTTTAATATGAATGGGAAGGGTTTGGTGATTCGCAAGGCGTTTCGCACTCAGGAAATGTGGTTTGAAACCGATGCGGTGGCGATCGATTTCAGTTCCGCTCTCAAAGGGACGATCGCGCTTAAACAACCGACACAGGCGATCGCGCAGGTTTCACTCCTAGAAGAAGATATTAACACCGCCTTTAAGGCGCAATTAGTGAGGAAACGCTTAGAAAATCTTACTGCACCCACTTTAACGGAACTCTCAGGAGGAGAACCAGTCTCCTTTACAGAAATCAGCTTAACCTTACTCCCTCATAATCAAGTCCAATTAGAAGCAAACGCCGATTTAGGAAAAGCAGGGATCATCCCCGTGAGTTTGATTTGTACTTTGGGAGTGGAACGGCGCCGGCGGATTTTATTTAAAGATGTTCAGTTTCAAGCAGATAACGTTCCTTCCGAACATCGCGCCACCAGTGAAAAATTAACGGCGGTTCTCGGTGAGACACTTAATCATATGGTTGATCTCGATCGATTCGATCTCGATGGGGTAAAAATGCGGGTTAACCGTCTGGAAACTCAAGATAAAACCTTAGTCTTCACGGGTTACGCACAAATCGACCATGTGCCACGAGTGGGATAG
- the glnT gene encoding type III glutamate--ammonia ligase, with the protein MVATQNSLSNIAEEKGINYFLISFTDLFGVQRSKLVPKASIDKMTKEGAGFAGFAAWLDLTPADPDILAIPDPNSLFQLPWQSDVAWMPADLYTTSGEPLEQTPRLILKKALNQLKTEGYQVKTGVECEYFLLTPEGDCISDPWDNQQKPCYDQQALMRRYEIIREICDGMTTLGWNPYQNDHEDAKGQFEMNWTYDEALATADRHAFFKYMVKSLAEKHGLKATFMPKPFRDLTGNGCHVHLSLWNQEGNKNIFCDSQGELGLSSFAYKFIAGILHSSQALCAFTNPTINSYKRIKAATTMSGATWSPNTASYSGNNRTHAIRIPDRDRFEIRMADGAANPYLLPAALIAAGWNGVVEQREPGPRYDNNAYTDPLPLDKVKQLPSNLLDALRYLENDQILSQTLGENFVSSYIKLKSQQWDNYNTEITPWEWKATLDC; encoded by the coding sequence ATGGTAGCCACACAAAATAGTTTATCAAATATTGCCGAAGAAAAAGGGATTAATTATTTTCTCATTTCTTTTACTGATTTATTTGGGGTACAACGTTCAAAACTCGTTCCCAAAGCGAGCATCGACAAAATGACAAAAGAGGGCGCTGGCTTTGCTGGCTTTGCTGCTTGGTTAGATTTAACCCCCGCCGATCCCGATATTTTAGCCATTCCTGATCCCAATAGTTTATTCCAACTCCCTTGGCAATCCGATGTCGCCTGGATGCCTGCTGACCTCTATACTACCTCGGGAGAACCTTTAGAACAAACCCCAAGATTAATTCTCAAAAAAGCCCTCAATCAGTTAAAAACTGAAGGTTATCAAGTTAAAACAGGCGTTGAATGTGAATATTTTTTATTAACCCCTGAAGGGGATTGTATTTCCGATCCTTGGGATAATCAACAGAAACCTTGTTATGATCAACAAGCCCTCATGCGTCGTTATGAAATCATTAGAGAAATCTGCGACGGGATGACAACTTTAGGCTGGAATCCCTATCAGAATGATCACGAAGATGCCAAAGGTCAATTTGAAATGAACTGGACTTATGACGAGGCTTTAGCAACAGCAGATCGTCACGCTTTTTTCAAATATATGGTGAAATCCCTTGCTGAAAAACACGGCTTAAAAGCAACATTTATGCCAAAACCATTTCGGGATTTAACAGGAAATGGCTGTCATGTTCATCTCTCACTTTGGAATCAAGAAGGAAACAAAAATATCTTTTGTGATTCTCAAGGCGAGTTAGGATTGTCTTCTTTTGCCTATAAATTTATTGCAGGAATTCTTCACTCCTCACAAGCACTTTGCGCCTTTACCAATCCCACCATAAATTCTTATAAACGGATTAAGGCAGCTACCACCATGTCTGGGGCTACTTGGTCACCAAATACCGCAAGTTATAGTGGAAATAATCGCACTCATGCCATTCGCATTCCCGATCGCGATCGTTTTGAAATTCGTATGGCTGACGGAGCAGCCAATCCCTATCTCTTGCCAGCCGCACTCATTGCCGCTGGCTGGAATGGCGTAGTTGAACAAAGAGAACCAGGCCCGCGTTATGATAATAATGCTTATACTGATCCGCTTCCTTTAGACAAAGTGAAACAATTACCCAGTAATCTTTTAGATGCGTTGCGTTACTTAGAAAACGATCAGATACTATCTCAAACCCTCGGTGAAAACTTTGTTTCCTCTTATATCAAATTAAAGTCTCAGCAATGGGATAACTATAATACTGAAATTACCCCTTGGGAATGGAAGGCAACACTAGATTGTTAG